From the Conger conger chromosome 14, fConCon1.1, whole genome shotgun sequence genome, one window contains:
- the prdm2b gene encoding PR domain zinc finger protein 2 isoform X1 produces the protein MSILAALTLVANQEDAVGGSLVGRDHQVGSGAVPVAMDTGDCEAGLTEVDELPCPSSALPVLAPPKETLPVTRAESLISAGVEEETICEAQEMETELNEELSSQGDPEVDDARGAEPNPMSGSSLPKSESDPNFDPEDEAQGESLFPCPHCERHFTTKQGLERHTHIHVSANLHTHTFKCRYCGKLFGSQAGRRRHERRHESGLKKRPGSLAGTASSQGPSLKTDGLSSNLTATDGSILVMDSLTSGVTPEPPGEGKKGEGVAEVERAHLLDENGESKELHLCKYCKKAFSSHTNMRRHQRRIHERHLLPKGIRRKGSLLQEVQPGPQQSATTPHGSLAAIPQLVYQPSHEVEDECDREEEYMVDISSNISENLSLYIDGKILSTGTVSGCEVIEVDAGSAALLGLNTVIISQALKVETASNVRREVPSTTSQTLKRRTSTPPLLPKIKTESESSSSSASSSSSSASSSSSSSLAGTIAAPAVDGLSFPKEKTVYLSPKLKQLLQNQEGHRLTPPAPRLSVSPLSSGSGRFKRRTTSPPHSPPQEDPTSKGQSSEAGAPFALKVPKLESHVRSPAWSREDRDAAGSPRADWMGSLTGGSPCNQQPLDLSGAPGKNSDGTDQGEAVLDLSMHCKSLDEIQPKAGPAPQSLSKKRKPNTSILEKVLMKEYSGLELAEEEVPDDQGSPVAQPAENAITDPSPDVAPSLTEVHGAKSTVPSTSPHPPPPSLTPVPLNPPSPCAASLVSSTPPPPILPTVSSPLCQPCQSPECGPVPVLSPKTSKLMLVGQEGNSPSAETGSVTVNSERLPDEGSSNSEDSKDQEHLTQSLISLMNPKISTAEPCTDSESVCVPPSGPSEPPGDTRMSPVIDLGADESVQSPVDCVLASKADQEHKAKVQPQPPSPSPPILEASHPAPASNVDPSAPSERLPPSLLITQVIKEESDHKEEPANSAGDAPEKPTEPETFCKSFVCNVCEEPFCSMKELRCHIMAHAQDWPFKCEFCVQLFGNGDALLEHRSTLHGVGRIYVCSTCSKEFAFFCNLQQHQLDLHPGQSCMHTVLENGKLRPQNFTDPTRASTEPLLSTTDSKPSADCDDKGNIVMQKEEQENDEDEEVEMDDPTEELYTTIKIMASEGGKRKGPDVRLGINQHYPSFKPPPFPYHNRTSSSSVESATNFTTHNIPQTFSTAIRCTKCGKSFDNMPELHKHILSCANASDKRRYTPKKNPIPLRQAVKPLNGTLSPAATANVAHATLYRMGQPKRLDFGPEPTGKTRLSSLSKKDQLVQRGLSQRNRSTTSSQSEEEQGSHVCPHCQREFTYRGSLNKHMTVSCPKKPASSGSKMHADSITQERNHNLRSARRTADPEVQKEVSDLGSRTAGRSRAGSSGLAEGANSVPVKAQPARGRPTASQAQLKNPTSSSSSPAASIPLGKKSRGLPAPQQSPPHSPPAQRPLGRMQRGSKEVLPKKVSEVTSPLLQSKKEERFAVKARDRVGGPVTRSLQLANAMPSGDTEDPPNQEPEETQESSLKLER, from the exons ATGTCCATTCTGGCAGCTTTGACATTGGTAGCCAA CCAGGAGGACGCAGTTGGAGGCAGCTTGGTAGGGAGAGACCACCAGGTCGGCTCTGGGGCCGTGCCAGTTGCCATGGACACCGGGGATTGTGAAGCTG GTCTGACAGAGGTGGATGAACTGCCTTGCCCTTCATCAGCGCTCCCAGTGTTGGCCCCACCCAAGGAGACCCTGCCTGTGACCAGGGCAGAGTCTTTGATTTCTGCTGGGGTAGAGGAGGAGACCATATGTGAAGCCCAGGAAATGGAAACTGAGCTTAATGAGGAGCTAAGCTCCCAGGGGGATCCTGAGGTGGATGATGCCAGGGGCGCTGAGCCAAACCCTATGTCTGGCTCCTCTCTGCCAAAATCAGAGTCTGATCCAAATTTTGATCCTGAGGATGAAGCCCAGGGAGAGTCTCTCTTCCCCTGCCCACACTGCGAGCGCCACTTCACCACCAAGCAAGGCCTGGAGCGGCACACGCACATCCATGTCTCTGCtaacctgcacacgcacaccttCAAGTGTCGCTACTGCGGTAAGCTTTTCGGCTCTCAGGCTGGCCGGCGTCGGCATGAGCGACGGCATGAAAGTGGGCTGAAGAAAAGGCCGGGCTCCCTTGCTGGCACTGCGTCCTCCCAGGGCCCCTCCCTGAAGACTGACGGCTTGAGTTCCAACCTCACGGCTACTGACGGCAGCATCCTCGTCATGGACTCCCTAACTAGTGGCGTGACCCCAGAGCCCCCGGGTGAAGGCAAGAAAGGGGAGGGTGTGGCTGAGGTGGAGCGGGCCCACCTGTTGGATGAAAATGGAGAGTCAAAGGAGCTTCACCTGTGCAAGTACTGTAAGAAGGCCTTCAGCTCCCACACCAACATGAGGCGGCACCAGCGTAGAATCCACGAGCGTCACCTGCTGCCCAAAGGCATCCGCAGGAAAGGCTCACTCCTGCAGGAGGTGCAGCCTGGCCCACAGCAGTCTGCCACGACCCCCCATGGGTCGCTTGCCGCTATCCCTCAGCTGGTCTACCAGCCCAGCCATGAGGTGGAGGACGAGTGTGATCGGGAAGAAGAATACATGGTGGACATCTCCAGCAACATCTCAGAGAACCTCAGCCTGTACATCGATGGGAAGATCCTATCCACGGGCACGGTCAGCGGGTGTGAAGTGATTGAGGTGGATGCCGGCTCGGCTGCTCTGCTGGGCCTGAACACCGTGATCATCAGCCAGGCTCTGAAGGTGGAGACTGCTTCTAATGTGAGGAGAGAGGTTCCCAGCACAACCTCCCAGACTTTGAAAAGGAGGACCTCTACTCCGCCTCTGCTGCCCAAAATCAAAACTGAATCAGAATCCTCATCCTCTTCAGcatcttcttcatcttcatcagcatcatcatcatcatcatcatccttaGCAGGGACCATTGCTGCTCCAGCTGTGGATGGCTTGTCCTTTCCAAAGGAGAAAACTGTGTATCTCTCCCCAAAACTGAAACAGCTCCTGCAGAACCAGGAGGGCCACAGGTtgacccctcctgccccccgccTATCAGTGTCTCCTCTTTCTTCTGGATCTGGGAGGTTCAAGAGACGGaccacctcacccccccactccccacctCAGGAAGACCCTACATCCAAAGGCCAGAGCTCCGAGGCAGGTGCCCCTTTTGCCCTCAAGGTGCCGAAGCTTGAAAGCCATGTGCGATCCCCGGCCTGGAGCAGGGAAGACCGAGACGCTGCAGGCTCCCCCAGGGCTGACTGGATGGGGTCCCTGACCGGTGGAAGCCCTTGTAATCAGCAGCCCCTGGACCTTTCGGGTGCGCCTGGTAAAAATAGCGATGGCACTGATCAGGGGGAGGCGGTGCTGGACCTGAGCATGCACTGCAAGAGCTTGGATGAGATCCAGCCAAAGGCAGGCCCTGCCCCCCAGTCACTGTCCAAGAAGAGGAAGCCCAACACCAGCATATTGGAGAAGGTGCTAATGAAAGAGTACAGTGGATTAGAGCTTGcagaggaggaggtgccagaCGATCAAGGTAGCCCTGTTGCTCAGCCTGCAGAGAATGCCATCACTGATCCTTCCCCTGATGTGGCTCCCTCACTCACTGAAGTACATGGAGCCAAATCAACTGTGCCATCCACTTcaccacacccaccccctccctcactgaCTCCTGTTCCCTTgaaccccccttccccttgTGCTGCGAGCCTAGTgtcctccaccccaccccctcctatTCTGCCCACTGTTTCTTCCCCACTCTGCCAGCCCTGTCAATCCCCCGAGTGTGGTCCTGTCCCAGTTCTGTCGCCGAAAACGTCCAAATTAATGCTGGTCGGTCAGGAGGGAAATTCACCTTCTGCAGAGACTGGTTCTGTCACTGTGAATTCAGAGAGACTGCCTGATGAGGGTAGTTCAAACTCAGAAGACTCTAAAGATCAGGAACATCTCACCCAATCCCTTATCAGCCTAATGAACCCAAAGATTTCCACAGCAGAACCTTGCACAGAttctgaatctgtgtgtgttcctccCTCGGGTCCTTCTGAACCCCCAGGTGACACCAGAATGAGTCCAGTAATTGATCTTGGTGCTGACGAGTCTGTCCAGTCACCTGTAGACTGTGTTCTGGCTTCCAAGGCTGACCAGGAGCATAAGGCAAAGGTGCAGCCACAGCCCCCCTCTCCCAGTCCTCCGATTCTGGAGGCCTCTCATCCGGCGCCCGCCTCAAATGTTGATCCCTCTGCCCCATCAGAAAGGCTGCCACCCTCTCTCCTCATCACCCAAGTGATAAAAGAAGAATCTGACCACAAGGAGGAGCCAGCCAACTCTGCCGGTGATGCCCCCGAGAAGCCCACGGAGCCAGAGACATTCTGTAAGAGCTTTGTGTGCAACGTGTGTGAGGAGCCGTTCTGCTCCATGAAGGAGCTGCGGTGCCACATCATGGCCCATGCCCAGGACTGGCCCTTCAAATGCGAGTTCTGCGTGCAGCTGTTTGGAAATGGCGACGCCTTGCTGGAGCACCGTTCCACCCTGCACGGCGTGGGCAGGATCTACGTGTGCTCCACCTGCAGCAAGGAGTTTGCCTTCTTTTGCAACCTCCAGCAGCACCAGCTGGACCTGCACCCTGGCCAGAGCTGCATGCACACGGTGCTGGAAAATGGTAAACTGCGGCCCCAGAACTTCACCGACCCAACCAGAGCCAGTACCGAGCCCTTGCTTTCAACCACAGATTCCAAGCCCTCAGCTGATTGTGATGATAAAGGGAACATTGTAATGCAGAAGGAGGAACAGGAGAATGATGAGGATGAAGAGGTGGAGATGGATGACCCAACAGAAGAACTCTACACTACAATAAAGATCATGGCTTCCGAAGGAGGCAAGCGGAAAGGGCCAGACGTTCGCCTCGGAATCAACCAGCACTATCCCAGCTTCAAACCGCCACCATTCCCCTACCACAACCGCACTTCTTCCAGCTCTGTGGAGTCTGCCACCAATTTCACCACCCACAACATCCCACAAACGTTCAGCACGGCCATCCGCTGCACCAAGTGCGGCAAGAGCTTTGACAACATGCCTGAGCTCCACAAGCACATCCTGAGCTGTGCCAATGCCAGCGACAAGCGCCGCTACACCCCGAAGAAGAACCCCATCCCGCTCCGACAGGCTGTAAAGCCCCTAAACGGGACTTTGTCACCTGCAGCGACCGCCAATGTGGCACATGCGACCCTCTACAGAATGGGTCAGCCCAAGCGCCTTGACTTTGGCCCAGAGCCCACAGGCAAGACCAGGCTGAGCAGCCTGAGCAAGAAAGACCAGCTGGTCCAGAGAGGCCTCTCCCAGCGGAACAGGTCCACCACCTCCAGCCAGtcggaggaggagcaggggagcCATGTGTGCCCACACTGCCAGCGGGAGTTCACATACCGCGGCAGCCTCAACAAACACATGACTGTCAGCTGCCCCAAGAAACCTGCCTCCAGTGGGTCGAAGATGCATGCAGACTCGATCACTCAAGAAAGAAACCATAATCTTCGCAGTGCCAGGAGAACTGCTGATCCTGAAGTACAGAAGGAGGTATCGGACCTGGGGAGTAGGACTGCGGGCAGAAGCAGGGCTGGCAGCTCTGGGCTGGCTGAGGGCGCCAACAGTGTACCTGTCAAAGCCCAGCCTGCTCGAGGCAGGCCCACTGCTTCTCAAGCACAGTTGAAGAATCctacctcctcctcttcctcccccgcTGCCTCCATTCCTCTAGGCAAGAAAAGCAGGGGGCTGCCTGCTCCACAGCAGTCCCCCCCTCATTCGCCCCCTGCACAGCGCCCTCTTGGGAGGATGCAGCGGGGGAGCAAAGAGGTCCTGCCAAAAAAGGTTTCTGAGGTGACATCACCGTTGCTGCAGTCCAAGAAGGAGGAGCGTTTTGCTGTCAAGGCACGTGACCGGGTGGGCGGTCCTGTCACTCGCAGCCTTCAGCTGGCCAATGCGATGCCTTCAGGCGACACTGAGGATCCCCCCAATCAGGAGCCTGAGGAAACGCAG GAGTCCTCATTGAAGCTGGAGAGGTAA
- the prdm2b gene encoding PR domain zinc finger protein 2 isoform X2 produces the protein MDTGDCEAGLTEVDELPCPSSALPVLAPPKETLPVTRAESLISAGVEEETICEAQEMETELNEELSSQGDPEVDDARGAEPNPMSGSSLPKSESDPNFDPEDEAQGESLFPCPHCERHFTTKQGLERHTHIHVSANLHTHTFKCRYCGKLFGSQAGRRRHERRHESGLKKRPGSLAGTASSQGPSLKTDGLSSNLTATDGSILVMDSLTSGVTPEPPGEGKKGEGVAEVERAHLLDENGESKELHLCKYCKKAFSSHTNMRRHQRRIHERHLLPKGIRRKGSLLQEVQPGPQQSATTPHGSLAAIPQLVYQPSHEVEDECDREEEYMVDISSNISENLSLYIDGKILSTGTVSGCEVIEVDAGSAALLGLNTVIISQALKVETASNVRREVPSTTSQTLKRRTSTPPLLPKIKTESESSSSSASSSSSSASSSSSSSLAGTIAAPAVDGLSFPKEKTVYLSPKLKQLLQNQEGHRLTPPAPRLSVSPLSSGSGRFKRRTTSPPHSPPQEDPTSKGQSSEAGAPFALKVPKLESHVRSPAWSREDRDAAGSPRADWMGSLTGGSPCNQQPLDLSGAPGKNSDGTDQGEAVLDLSMHCKSLDEIQPKAGPAPQSLSKKRKPNTSILEKVLMKEYSGLELAEEEVPDDQGSPVAQPAENAITDPSPDVAPSLTEVHGAKSTVPSTSPHPPPPSLTPVPLNPPSPCAASLVSSTPPPPILPTVSSPLCQPCQSPECGPVPVLSPKTSKLMLVGQEGNSPSAETGSVTVNSERLPDEGSSNSEDSKDQEHLTQSLISLMNPKISTAEPCTDSESVCVPPSGPSEPPGDTRMSPVIDLGADESVQSPVDCVLASKADQEHKAKVQPQPPSPSPPILEASHPAPASNVDPSAPSERLPPSLLITQVIKEESDHKEEPANSAGDAPEKPTEPETFCKSFVCNVCEEPFCSMKELRCHIMAHAQDWPFKCEFCVQLFGNGDALLEHRSTLHGVGRIYVCSTCSKEFAFFCNLQQHQLDLHPGQSCMHTVLENGKLRPQNFTDPTRASTEPLLSTTDSKPSADCDDKGNIVMQKEEQENDEDEEVEMDDPTEELYTTIKIMASEGGKRKGPDVRLGINQHYPSFKPPPFPYHNRTSSSSVESATNFTTHNIPQTFSTAIRCTKCGKSFDNMPELHKHILSCANASDKRRYTPKKNPIPLRQAVKPLNGTLSPAATANVAHATLYRMGQPKRLDFGPEPTGKTRLSSLSKKDQLVQRGLSQRNRSTTSSQSEEEQGSHVCPHCQREFTYRGSLNKHMTVSCPKKPASSGSKMHADSITQERNHNLRSARRTADPEVQKEVSDLGSRTAGRSRAGSSGLAEGANSVPVKAQPARGRPTASQAQLKNPTSSSSSPAASIPLGKKSRGLPAPQQSPPHSPPAQRPLGRMQRGSKEVLPKKVSEVTSPLLQSKKEERFAVKARDRVGGPVTRSLQLANAMPSGDTEDPPNQEPEETQESSLKLER, from the exons ATGGACACCGGGGATTGTGAAGCTG GTCTGACAGAGGTGGATGAACTGCCTTGCCCTTCATCAGCGCTCCCAGTGTTGGCCCCACCCAAGGAGACCCTGCCTGTGACCAGGGCAGAGTCTTTGATTTCTGCTGGGGTAGAGGAGGAGACCATATGTGAAGCCCAGGAAATGGAAACTGAGCTTAATGAGGAGCTAAGCTCCCAGGGGGATCCTGAGGTGGATGATGCCAGGGGCGCTGAGCCAAACCCTATGTCTGGCTCCTCTCTGCCAAAATCAGAGTCTGATCCAAATTTTGATCCTGAGGATGAAGCCCAGGGAGAGTCTCTCTTCCCCTGCCCACACTGCGAGCGCCACTTCACCACCAAGCAAGGCCTGGAGCGGCACACGCACATCCATGTCTCTGCtaacctgcacacgcacaccttCAAGTGTCGCTACTGCGGTAAGCTTTTCGGCTCTCAGGCTGGCCGGCGTCGGCATGAGCGACGGCATGAAAGTGGGCTGAAGAAAAGGCCGGGCTCCCTTGCTGGCACTGCGTCCTCCCAGGGCCCCTCCCTGAAGACTGACGGCTTGAGTTCCAACCTCACGGCTACTGACGGCAGCATCCTCGTCATGGACTCCCTAACTAGTGGCGTGACCCCAGAGCCCCCGGGTGAAGGCAAGAAAGGGGAGGGTGTGGCTGAGGTGGAGCGGGCCCACCTGTTGGATGAAAATGGAGAGTCAAAGGAGCTTCACCTGTGCAAGTACTGTAAGAAGGCCTTCAGCTCCCACACCAACATGAGGCGGCACCAGCGTAGAATCCACGAGCGTCACCTGCTGCCCAAAGGCATCCGCAGGAAAGGCTCACTCCTGCAGGAGGTGCAGCCTGGCCCACAGCAGTCTGCCACGACCCCCCATGGGTCGCTTGCCGCTATCCCTCAGCTGGTCTACCAGCCCAGCCATGAGGTGGAGGACGAGTGTGATCGGGAAGAAGAATACATGGTGGACATCTCCAGCAACATCTCAGAGAACCTCAGCCTGTACATCGATGGGAAGATCCTATCCACGGGCACGGTCAGCGGGTGTGAAGTGATTGAGGTGGATGCCGGCTCGGCTGCTCTGCTGGGCCTGAACACCGTGATCATCAGCCAGGCTCTGAAGGTGGAGACTGCTTCTAATGTGAGGAGAGAGGTTCCCAGCACAACCTCCCAGACTTTGAAAAGGAGGACCTCTACTCCGCCTCTGCTGCCCAAAATCAAAACTGAATCAGAATCCTCATCCTCTTCAGcatcttcttcatcttcatcagcatcatcatcatcatcatcatccttaGCAGGGACCATTGCTGCTCCAGCTGTGGATGGCTTGTCCTTTCCAAAGGAGAAAACTGTGTATCTCTCCCCAAAACTGAAACAGCTCCTGCAGAACCAGGAGGGCCACAGGTtgacccctcctgccccccgccTATCAGTGTCTCCTCTTTCTTCTGGATCTGGGAGGTTCAAGAGACGGaccacctcacccccccactccccacctCAGGAAGACCCTACATCCAAAGGCCAGAGCTCCGAGGCAGGTGCCCCTTTTGCCCTCAAGGTGCCGAAGCTTGAAAGCCATGTGCGATCCCCGGCCTGGAGCAGGGAAGACCGAGACGCTGCAGGCTCCCCCAGGGCTGACTGGATGGGGTCCCTGACCGGTGGAAGCCCTTGTAATCAGCAGCCCCTGGACCTTTCGGGTGCGCCTGGTAAAAATAGCGATGGCACTGATCAGGGGGAGGCGGTGCTGGACCTGAGCATGCACTGCAAGAGCTTGGATGAGATCCAGCCAAAGGCAGGCCCTGCCCCCCAGTCACTGTCCAAGAAGAGGAAGCCCAACACCAGCATATTGGAGAAGGTGCTAATGAAAGAGTACAGTGGATTAGAGCTTGcagaggaggaggtgccagaCGATCAAGGTAGCCCTGTTGCTCAGCCTGCAGAGAATGCCATCACTGATCCTTCCCCTGATGTGGCTCCCTCACTCACTGAAGTACATGGAGCCAAATCAACTGTGCCATCCACTTcaccacacccaccccctccctcactgaCTCCTGTTCCCTTgaaccccccttccccttgTGCTGCGAGCCTAGTgtcctccaccccaccccctcctatTCTGCCCACTGTTTCTTCCCCACTCTGCCAGCCCTGTCAATCCCCCGAGTGTGGTCCTGTCCCAGTTCTGTCGCCGAAAACGTCCAAATTAATGCTGGTCGGTCAGGAGGGAAATTCACCTTCTGCAGAGACTGGTTCTGTCACTGTGAATTCAGAGAGACTGCCTGATGAGGGTAGTTCAAACTCAGAAGACTCTAAAGATCAGGAACATCTCACCCAATCCCTTATCAGCCTAATGAACCCAAAGATTTCCACAGCAGAACCTTGCACAGAttctgaatctgtgtgtgttcctccCTCGGGTCCTTCTGAACCCCCAGGTGACACCAGAATGAGTCCAGTAATTGATCTTGGTGCTGACGAGTCTGTCCAGTCACCTGTAGACTGTGTTCTGGCTTCCAAGGCTGACCAGGAGCATAAGGCAAAGGTGCAGCCACAGCCCCCCTCTCCCAGTCCTCCGATTCTGGAGGCCTCTCATCCGGCGCCCGCCTCAAATGTTGATCCCTCTGCCCCATCAGAAAGGCTGCCACCCTCTCTCCTCATCACCCAAGTGATAAAAGAAGAATCTGACCACAAGGAGGAGCCAGCCAACTCTGCCGGTGATGCCCCCGAGAAGCCCACGGAGCCAGAGACATTCTGTAAGAGCTTTGTGTGCAACGTGTGTGAGGAGCCGTTCTGCTCCATGAAGGAGCTGCGGTGCCACATCATGGCCCATGCCCAGGACTGGCCCTTCAAATGCGAGTTCTGCGTGCAGCTGTTTGGAAATGGCGACGCCTTGCTGGAGCACCGTTCCACCCTGCACGGCGTGGGCAGGATCTACGTGTGCTCCACCTGCAGCAAGGAGTTTGCCTTCTTTTGCAACCTCCAGCAGCACCAGCTGGACCTGCACCCTGGCCAGAGCTGCATGCACACGGTGCTGGAAAATGGTAAACTGCGGCCCCAGAACTTCACCGACCCAACCAGAGCCAGTACCGAGCCCTTGCTTTCAACCACAGATTCCAAGCCCTCAGCTGATTGTGATGATAAAGGGAACATTGTAATGCAGAAGGAGGAACAGGAGAATGATGAGGATGAAGAGGTGGAGATGGATGACCCAACAGAAGAACTCTACACTACAATAAAGATCATGGCTTCCGAAGGAGGCAAGCGGAAAGGGCCAGACGTTCGCCTCGGAATCAACCAGCACTATCCCAGCTTCAAACCGCCACCATTCCCCTACCACAACCGCACTTCTTCCAGCTCTGTGGAGTCTGCCACCAATTTCACCACCCACAACATCCCACAAACGTTCAGCACGGCCATCCGCTGCACCAAGTGCGGCAAGAGCTTTGACAACATGCCTGAGCTCCACAAGCACATCCTGAGCTGTGCCAATGCCAGCGACAAGCGCCGCTACACCCCGAAGAAGAACCCCATCCCGCTCCGACAGGCTGTAAAGCCCCTAAACGGGACTTTGTCACCTGCAGCGACCGCCAATGTGGCACATGCGACCCTCTACAGAATGGGTCAGCCCAAGCGCCTTGACTTTGGCCCAGAGCCCACAGGCAAGACCAGGCTGAGCAGCCTGAGCAAGAAAGACCAGCTGGTCCAGAGAGGCCTCTCCCAGCGGAACAGGTCCACCACCTCCAGCCAGtcggaggaggagcaggggagcCATGTGTGCCCACACTGCCAGCGGGAGTTCACATACCGCGGCAGCCTCAACAAACACATGACTGTCAGCTGCCCCAAGAAACCTGCCTCCAGTGGGTCGAAGATGCATGCAGACTCGATCACTCAAGAAAGAAACCATAATCTTCGCAGTGCCAGGAGAACTGCTGATCCTGAAGTACAGAAGGAGGTATCGGACCTGGGGAGTAGGACTGCGGGCAGAAGCAGGGCTGGCAGCTCTGGGCTGGCTGAGGGCGCCAACAGTGTACCTGTCAAAGCCCAGCCTGCTCGAGGCAGGCCCACTGCTTCTCAAGCACAGTTGAAGAATCctacctcctcctcttcctcccccgcTGCCTCCATTCCTCTAGGCAAGAAAAGCAGGGGGCTGCCTGCTCCACAGCAGTCCCCCCCTCATTCGCCCCCTGCACAGCGCCCTCTTGGGAGGATGCAGCGGGGGAGCAAAGAGGTCCTGCCAAAAAAGGTTTCTGAGGTGACATCACCGTTGCTGCAGTCCAAGAAGGAGGAGCGTTTTGCTGTCAAGGCACGTGACCGGGTGGGCGGTCCTGTCACTCGCAGCCTTCAGCTGGCCAATGCGATGCCTTCAGGCGACACTGAGGATCCCCCCAATCAGGAGCCTGAGGAAACGCAG GAGTCCTCATTGAAGCTGGAGAGGTAA